From the Pontiella agarivorans genome, one window contains:
- a CDS encoding AraC family transcriptional regulator — MKTSDQLHIESLRLSLFETGHSRLSREWNYPRVSSPFSRIFLIEEGEAVIRHSGREHQLQAGDLHLVPCYVTADYFCPESHIQYFVGFTLRTETGTDLFSLRSCKPTLKASAHHVHLFQRLIKLLEPHAEAFGRLAHAEVPLAVNIEVRGIVLQLASTFLHNSHKPTLQEQELEGRFAPVLQYIDENLRRDIPLETLADLTGLTPTYFSDLFSRILNVRPVEFINRKRIERAQLMLGSTDLTIQEIAAECGIHSSAYFSRLFSKIAGVSPRSYRKMLRDL, encoded by the coding sequence ATGAAAACCAGTGACCAGCTGCACATTGAATCGCTCCGCCTTAGCCTTTTTGAAACCGGGCACTCCCGGCTATCCAGAGAGTGGAATTATCCAAGGGTTTCGAGTCCGTTTTCCCGCATTTTTCTCATTGAAGAGGGGGAGGCTGTGATCCGTCATTCCGGCCGGGAGCATCAGCTGCAGGCAGGAGATCTTCATCTTGTTCCCTGTTATGTGACGGCGGACTATTTCTGTCCGGAATCTCATATTCAGTATTTTGTAGGTTTCACGTTGCGCACAGAAACCGGTACCGATCTGTTCAGTCTGCGCAGCTGCAAGCCAACGCTTAAGGCCTCCGCTCACCATGTACATCTGTTCCAGCGCCTGATCAAACTGCTCGAGCCGCATGCCGAAGCGTTTGGCCGGTTGGCACATGCGGAAGTCCCGCTCGCTGTCAATATCGAGGTACGCGGGATCGTATTGCAACTGGCTTCCACATTTTTGCATAATTCCCATAAACCCACACTGCAGGAGCAGGAGCTCGAAGGGCGTTTCGCACCGGTACTGCAGTATATCGATGAAAACCTTCGGCGTGATATTCCCCTTGAGACGCTGGCGGATCTGACCGGTTTAACGCCTACCTATTTTTCAGATCTTTTCAGCCGGATCTTGAATGTCCGCCCGGTGGAATTCATTAACCGAAAACGTATTGAACGCGCTCAGCTGATGTTGGGATCGACCGATCTGACGATTCAGGAAATCGCCGCCGAATGCGGCATCCACAGTTCGGCTTATTTTTCGCGTCTATTCAGTAAAATCGCCGGCGTCTCCCCCCGCAGTTATCGGAAAATGCTTCGCGACCTTTAA
- a CDS encoding YbgA family protein: MEKIRIGISSCLLGAKVRFDGQHKQDSYITGTLSHWFEFVPVCPEVELGLGIPRETIRLEGDPENPRLVKTKSGEDLTDSMKAYCRKRVAALSKEELGGYILKSRSPSCGMERVKVYSKKGMPSNKGRGIYADELVKRFPLIPVEEEGRLNDPALRERFIEQVFTLQRWRRMLQESNTRGGLVKFHEQHKYLLMAHSVQYYRAMGRLVAEMKGMKLATVQEEYLEMLMSALRLRATTAKHVNVLQHLTGYFKKQLNSDEKQELQETVAAYKSGHFPLIVPVTLLNHYIRKYDESYLKQQVYLKPGPTELRLRNQIY; this comes from the coding sequence ATGGAAAAAATACGTATTGGAATCAGTTCGTGTCTATTGGGTGCAAAGGTACGGTTCGACGGCCAGCATAAACAGGATAGCTATATCACAGGAACGCTTTCGCACTGGTTTGAGTTTGTACCGGTTTGTCCGGAGGTAGAGCTTGGTCTTGGCATTCCGCGTGAGACGATCCGGCTGGAAGGTGATCCGGAAAATCCACGGCTGGTAAAAACGAAAAGCGGAGAAGATCTGACTGATTCAATGAAGGCTTACTGCAGGAAGCGGGTTGCTGCCTTGTCGAAAGAGGAATTGGGGGGATATATTCTGAAAAGCCGTTCTCCAAGCTGTGGCATGGAGCGTGTGAAAGTCTATTCAAAAAAGGGAATGCCTTCGAACAAAGGGCGGGGGATTTATGCGGATGAATTAGTGAAACGGTTTCCGCTGATTCCCGTTGAAGAGGAGGGGCGGCTGAATGATCCTGCCCTTCGCGAACGATTTATTGAACAGGTGTTTACGTTGCAGCGATGGCGCAGGATGCTGCAGGAAAGTAATACGCGCGGAGGTCTGGTTAAATTTCATGAGCAGCATAAATATCTGCTGATGGCACATAGTGTGCAATACTATCGGGCTATGGGAAGGCTTGTGGCTGAGATGAAGGGAATGAAATTGGCGACAGTTCAGGAGGAATATCTGGAAATGCTGATGTCGGCGCTTCGGTTACGCGCAACCACGGCAAAACATGTGAATGTGCTGCAGCACTTAACGGGCTATTTCAAAAAGCAGCTGAACAGTGATGAAAAACAGGAACTCCAAGAAACTGTTGCCGCGTATAAATCGGGTCATTTCCCGCTCATCGTACCCGTAACATTACTAAACCATTATATCCGAAAATATGATGAATCCTACTTGAAGCAGCAGGTTTATCTCAAACCGGGGCCGACCGAACTGCGCCTGCGTAATCAAATATATTGA
- a CDS encoding transglutaminase domain-containing protein: MTDQKQSKKRSRIREVRPLTTDERASFFILALYLFAFFVSAFIYWDSLMLKLAGVFTLFGGGFLFYAALFISKGHDDDKESKHPLRSYLLSFFLMLLMLFLFRFVGGLIDDSQIALFTLYGGTLICLVIFRKALIQVVSLAALSSFIFVTAYNREMILSGELKFKDAIHQCGQALFRIGPIQDVANMLIAGNYVNYLNKVDYRDEQINILATREVIGSRDDELEKTKALLSFVSNEIYYVSDPNDGVEYAKDPIQTIIAGGGDCEDQTLVLCSLLESVGLKTYIAFTAYHVFALVQFDMKYPELKVEPYVYIDGHPCYALDPADPGAQIGYSAASRLRIERVFDVRKKNMVSFELLPQR, encoded by the coding sequence ATGACCGATCAGAAACAAAGCAAAAAAAGAAGCCGCATCAGGGAGGTGCGCCCGCTGACCACAGATGAACGCGCCTCCTTTTTTATTCTCGCCCTTTATCTTTTTGCATTCTTTGTGAGTGCATTTATCTATTGGGATTCTCTGATGCTGAAACTTGCCGGAGTTTTCACTCTGTTCGGCGGCGGCTTTCTGTTTTATGCCGCGCTTTTCATTTCAAAAGGGCATGACGATGATAAGGAATCCAAGCATCCCCTGCGTTCGTATCTGCTTAGCTTTTTTCTGATGTTGCTGATGTTGTTTTTGTTCCGTTTCGTGGGCGGCCTGATTGATGACAGCCAGATTGCTCTTTTTACACTGTATGGCGGAACGCTGATCTGTCTGGTCATTTTCCGCAAGGCATTGATACAGGTGGTTTCACTTGCGGCGTTATCTTCGTTTATATTTGTGACGGCATACAACCGCGAAATGATCCTGAGCGGAGAATTAAAATTCAAGGATGCCATTCATCAGTGCGGGCAGGCCTTGTTCCGGATCGGCCCGATTCAGGATGTGGCCAACATGCTTATTGCCGGCAATTATGTAAATTATCTGAACAAGGTGGATTACCGCGACGAACAGATTAATATTCTGGCCACGCGTGAGGTGATTGGCAGCCGCGATGATGAACTTGAAAAAACAAAAGCGCTACTCAGTTTTGTGAGTAATGAAATTTATTATGTTTCAGATCCGAATGACGGTGTGGAATATGCAAAAGATCCGATTCAGACGATTATTGCGGGTGGGGGTGACTGTGAAGATCAGACCCTGGTACTCTGTTCGTTACTCGAATCCGTGGGCCTGAAAACATACATTGCATTCACGGCATACCATGTATTTGCGCTGGTACAGTTTGATATGAAATATCCTGAGTTGAAGGTGGAACCCTATGTGTATATTGATGGGCATCCATGTTATGCACTGGATCCGGCCGACCCCGGCGCGCAAATAGGATACAGTGCCGCGAGCCGGTTAAGGATTGAGCGGGTTTTTGATGTGCGCAAAAAAAACATGGTGTCTTTTGAGTTGCTTCCGCAACGATAA
- a CDS encoding FmdB family zinc ribbon protein — protein sequence MPIREYAAVDPGKSCRHCGNGFEEVEAIDAPPKKTCPRCGSKITRQLSAPRVGSSESGLHDRAKSAGFTTYEKLGKGEYEKKY from the coding sequence ATGCCGATTAGAGAATATGCTGCCGTTGATCCCGGAAAAAGCTGCCGTCACTGTGGAAATGGTTTCGAGGAGGTGGAAGCGATTGATGCGCCGCCGAAAAAGACATGTCCGCGTTGCGGCAGTAAAATTACCCGCCAGCTTTCGGCACCTCGCGTCGGATCATCGGAAAGCGGCCTGCACGACCGGGCTAAAAGCGCTGGCTTTACCACCTATGAAAAACTCGGTAAAGGCGAGTATGAAAAAAAATATTAA
- the recD2 gene encoding SF1B family DNA helicase RecD2, whose protein sequence is MDKLDGQIERVVFRNEENGFCVLRVKVRGHKELVTVTGTVPAVNPGEWMAGDGEWVEDPRHGQQFKAKHLRMSKPDTLEGIEKYLASDMVKGIGKEYAKRLVNVFGRDVFDVIENASGKLLKVPGIGKQRKDNIKKAWDEQRNVRQIMSFLFSHGISTTRAFRIHKIYGDKAIELVQRDPYCLARDIKGIGFLIADQIAMKLGIAKDSDLRARAGLEFCLGELTANGHCAYVRNDLLSRSAELLDIDLDIIDNALEHLLDSKRLIQKQDIRGRDLIYLPKLFFAEIELAKKLQALEKGRHPCPDIDFEKALSWVQQKSGIELANAQRNALRMSVRSKVMVITGGPGVGKTTLVNSVLMILKAKKMRVQLCAPTGRAAKRMAETTGMEAKTIHRMLQFNPGTGGFIHHSENPLECDVLIVDESSMIDVVLAAQLMDAVPLHAAVVIVGDADQLPSVGPGRVLQDIIRSKTLPVAHLDEVFRQAASSRIVTNAHLINQGKAPEFPEEGEQSDCYFIEAEEPEKALGLIGKLVKQNIPKKFHFEPMDDIQILTPMQKGDLGARNLNVTMQGLLNSSGDEVERFGMIYRVGDKVMQTENDYDKDVYNGDIGRITALDNESSELVVDFEGRRVVYDFRELDELVLSYAITIHKSQGSEYPCVVIPVHTQHFVLLQRSLIYTALTRARKLVILLGTKKALGLSIIRAESRDRITTLAERLKEYA, encoded by the coding sequence ATGGATAAACTGGACGGTCAGATCGAGCGGGTCGTTTTCCGGAATGAGGAAAACGGCTTTTGTGTTTTAAGAGTTAAGGTGCGCGGTCACAAAGAGCTGGTCACTGTAACCGGTACCGTGCCGGCGGTGAATCCCGGGGAATGGATGGCCGGTGACGGCGAATGGGTTGAGGATCCGCGTCATGGACAGCAGTTCAAGGCGAAACATTTGCGGATGTCAAAACCGGATACCCTTGAGGGTATTGAGAAATATCTGGCCTCCGATATGGTGAAGGGTATCGGCAAAGAGTATGCAAAACGTTTGGTGAACGTTTTCGGGCGTGATGTTTTTGATGTGATTGAAAATGCATCCGGGAAGCTGCTGAAAGTTCCAGGCATTGGAAAACAGCGGAAAGACAACATTAAAAAAGCGTGGGATGAACAGCGTAATGTGCGCCAGATTATGTCATTCCTGTTCAGTCACGGCATCAGCACAACGCGGGCGTTCCGGATTCATAAAATCTATGGAGACAAAGCCATTGAGCTGGTGCAGCGGGATCCCTACTGTTTGGCGCGCGACATCAAGGGGATTGGTTTTCTGATTGCCGATCAGATTGCCATGAAGCTTGGTATTGCCAAAGATTCCGACCTGCGTGCACGGGCCGGGCTCGAATTCTGCCTGGGCGAACTTACGGCAAACGGGCATTGTGCTTATGTGCGAAATGATCTGCTTTCGCGTTCGGCGGAACTGCTCGATATTGATCTCGATATCATTGATAATGCCCTCGAACATCTGCTCGACAGTAAACGGTTGATCCAGAAGCAGGATATCCGGGGCAGGGATCTGATCTATTTGCCGAAGCTGTTTTTTGCCGAAATTGAACTGGCCAAAAAACTCCAGGCCTTGGAAAAGGGCCGTCACCCGTGTCCGGATATTGATTTTGAAAAAGCGCTGTCCTGGGTCCAGCAAAAAAGCGGGATCGAGCTGGCCAACGCACAGCGCAACGCGCTCCGGATGTCGGTGCGGTCGAAAGTAATGGTTATAACCGGCGGCCCCGGCGTGGGAAAAACGACGCTTGTGAATTCAGTTCTGATGATTCTTAAAGCAAAAAAAATGCGGGTGCAGCTGTGTGCTCCGACAGGCCGGGCTGCAAAACGCATGGCCGAAACCACAGGCATGGAGGCCAAAACCATTCACCGGATGCTGCAGTTTAATCCGGGAACCGGCGGGTTTATTCATCATTCTGAGAATCCGCTGGAGTGCGATGTCCTGATTGTGGATGAGTCGAGCATGATTGATGTGGTACTTGCGGCACAGTTGATGGATGCTGTGCCGCTGCACGCCGCCGTGGTGATCGTGGGCGATGCCGATCAGTTGCCGAGTGTGGGACCCGGGCGGGTGCTGCAGGATATTATCCGCTCAAAAACATTGCCGGTGGCGCATCTTGATGAAGTCTTCCGGCAGGCCGCCAGCAGCCGGATTGTAACCAATGCGCATTTGATCAATCAGGGGAAAGCCCCGGAATTTCCGGAAGAGGGGGAGCAAAGTGACTGCTATTTTATTGAGGCCGAAGAGCCGGAAAAGGCCCTGGGTCTTATCGGGAAGCTGGTGAAACAGAATATCCCGAAAAAGTTTCATTTCGAGCCGATGGATGATATTCAGATTCTGACCCCGATGCAGAAGGGCGATCTGGGAGCACGCAACCTGAATGTAACTATGCAGGGACTGCTCAATTCAAGCGGTGACGAAGTCGAACGCTTCGGCATGATCTATCGCGTGGGGGATAAGGTGATGCAGACGGAAAACGACTACGATAAAGATGTCTACAACGGCGATATCGGTAGGATTACAGCTCTCGACAATGAATCTTCTGAACTGGTGGTTGATTTTGAGGGGCGCCGGGTGGTGTACGATTTTCGCGAACTGGATGAACTGGTACTTTCCTATGCCATCACGATTCATAAAAGTCAGGGCAGCGAATATCCGTGTGTTGTGATTCCGGTGCATACCCAGCATTTTGTATTGCTGCAGCGAAGCCTGATTTATACGGCACTCACCCGGGCCAGAAAACTCGTCATTCTGCTCGGCACTAAAAAGGCTCTGGGCTTATCAATTATTCGCGCTGAATCGCGAGACCGTATCACCACATTGGCAGAGCGCCTGAAAGAGTATGCATAA
- a CDS encoding glycogen/starch/alpha-glucan phosphorylase, producing the protein MSHFKDNMTAEQLAERALFHLKYSRGKDLRAATTFDKMMCFSHAVRDMAVDGFIATQRQYLDQDVRRVNYLSMEYLIGKMLSNNVYALGIEKIACEALKALNITTEEILALDVEAGLGNGGLGRLAACYLDSLATKELPAYGYGIRYEHGIFRQEFDHGWQKERPDEWLALGYPWELIRPEYTLPVCVYGRVKKNFRPGQGTADVWEDFQVFEAVPYDVPIIGYQVNTVNMLRLWKSQPAEGFRLDVFNQGDYVRAVEEKNWAENVSKVLYPSDYTYAGKELRLIQEYFLASCSVRDIIRRYKKNHSDYSKFAEKNVIQLNDTHPTLAIVELMRVLHDEEQIPWDDAWDITVSTFCYTNHTLLAEALEKWTVDLLQRVLPRHMQIIFEINHRFLQKVELNHPGDGDLMRKVSLIEEGQHKQVRMANLCVIGSNKVNGVSALHSNLLKTNTMPEFNKVYPGKFTNVTNGITHRRWLIKANPELSELISENIGEDWKLDLAELNAFEAYASKRAVQKKFMEIKRQKKVELCQTIKELTGYIVSPDSVFDVQIKRLHMYKRQLLKAMHIIHLYNKIKADPKTKIQPKTFIFAAKAAPAYLIAKSVIKLINTMAEVINNDVDVAGRLKVVFLPDYNVSLAEKIIPAADISEQISTAGLEASGTGNMKLSLNGALTVGTWDGANIEIAQNVGEDNIFIFGNRTEDLAELGRKGYNPWAYMDKSEDLQGVLEALRDNSFDPSEPDLFKDLYNEVTEHGDFYYYLADYEDYIKCNEEVDKLYAKPTKWAEKAILNVARMGWFSSDRSIQDYVDDIWHLKKTPVDMTDDIS; encoded by the coding sequence ATGTCACACTTCAAAGACAACATGACCGCTGAACAACTCGCCGAACGGGCCCTCTTCCACCTCAAGTACAGCCGGGGTAAGGATCTGCGCGCCGCCACCACGTTCGATAAAATGATGTGCTTTTCCCATGCCGTGCGCGATATGGCTGTGGACGGCTTCATTGCAACCCAACGCCAGTATCTCGACCAGGATGTGCGGCGCGTCAATTATCTGTCGATGGAATACCTGATCGGCAAAATGCTTTCTAATAATGTCTATGCACTGGGCATTGAGAAAATTGCCTGCGAGGCGCTCAAGGCCCTTAATATTACGACTGAAGAGATTCTTGCTCTTGATGTCGAGGCCGGCCTTGGTAATGGCGGGCTCGGCCGTCTGGCCGCCTGCTATCTGGATTCGCTGGCCACTAAAGAATTGCCGGCATACGGCTACGGTATACGCTATGAACACGGTATTTTCCGTCAGGAGTTTGATCACGGCTGGCAGAAAGAACGGCCCGACGAATGGCTGGCTCTCGGTTACCCTTGGGAACTGATCCGACCGGAATACACCCTGCCGGTCTGTGTCTATGGCCGCGTGAAGAAAAATTTCCGGCCTGGTCAGGGAACGGCGGATGTATGGGAAGACTTCCAGGTTTTTGAAGCCGTTCCCTACGATGTTCCCATCATCGGATATCAGGTTAACACTGTAAATATGCTTCGTCTCTGGAAATCACAGCCGGCCGAAGGCTTCCGCCTTGATGTCTTTAATCAGGGCGACTATGTGCGTGCGGTTGAAGAAAAAAACTGGGCGGAAAATGTATCAAAAGTTCTGTACCCTTCGGATTACACCTACGCAGGAAAAGAGCTGCGGCTGATTCAGGAATATTTTCTGGCTTCCTGTTCCGTGCGGGACATCATCCGTCGCTACAAAAAAAATCACAGCGACTACAGTAAATTTGCAGAAAAAAATGTCATTCAGCTCAATGACACCCACCCCACTCTGGCCATCGTTGAGCTGATGCGTGTGCTGCACGATGAAGAGCAAATCCCCTGGGATGATGCCTGGGACATCACAGTTAGCACATTCTGCTACACCAACCACACCCTGCTGGCTGAAGCGCTTGAAAAATGGACGGTTGATTTGCTGCAGCGGGTCCTTCCGCGCCATATGCAGATCATCTTCGAAATCAATCACCGCTTCCTGCAGAAAGTGGAACTCAACCATCCCGGTGATGGCGACCTGATGCGTAAGGTTTCCCTGATCGAAGAGGGACAGCACAAACAGGTACGCATGGCGAACCTCTGCGTAATCGGCAGTAATAAAGTCAACGGAGTTTCCGCGCTGCATTCCAATCTGCTGAAAACCAATACCATGCCGGAATTCAATAAAGTTTATCCGGGCAAATTCACCAATGTGACTAATGGCATCACGCACCGTCGCTGGCTGATCAAAGCCAACCCGGAACTTTCCGAACTGATCTCTGAGAATATCGGTGAAGACTGGAAGCTGGATCTTGCTGAATTGAATGCCTTTGAAGCCTATGCCTCGAAACGCGCTGTTCAGAAGAAATTCATGGAAATCAAGCGACAGAAAAAAGTCGAACTCTGCCAGACCATTAAGGAATTGACCGGCTATATTGTGAGTCCTGATTCTGTGTTCGATGTGCAGATCAAACGTCTGCATATGTACAAGCGTCAGCTGCTGAAAGCCATGCATATCATCCATCTTTACAACAAAATCAAGGCGGACCCGAAGACCAAGATTCAACCGAAAACCTTCATTTTTGCCGCCAAGGCTGCGCCAGCCTATCTGATCGCCAAGTCGGTCATCAAGCTGATCAACACCATGGCGGAAGTGATCAATAATGATGTTGATGTGGCCGGCCGCCTGAAGGTGGTTTTCCTGCCGGACTACAATGTATCGCTGGCCGAAAAAATCATTCCGGCAGCAGATATCTCAGAACAGATTTCCACGGCCGGACTTGAAGCATCAGGCACTGGAAATATGAAACTGTCGCTGAACGGCGCACTCACCGTCGGCACCTGGGACGGAGCGAATATCGAAATTGCACAGAATGTTGGGGAAGACAATATCTTCATCTTCGGCAATCGGACAGAAGATCTCGCGGAACTGGGCCGTAAAGGATATAATCCATGGGCTTATATGGATAAGTCGGAAGATCTTCAGGGGGTTCTTGAAGCACTGCGCGATAACAGCTTTGATCCATCAGAGCCCGATCTGTTCAAAGATCTCTATAACGAGGTTACGGAGCACGGCGATTTCTATTACTATCTCGCCGACTATGAGGATTACATCAAATGCAACGAAGAGGTCGACAAACTCTACGCCAAACCGACCAAATGGGCGGAAAAAGCGATTCTGAACGTTGCACGCATGGGCTGGTTCTCTTCCGACCGTTCCATTCAGGATTATGTCGATGACATCTGGCATCTGAAAAAAACACCGGTCGATATGACTGATGACATCTCCTGA
- a CDS encoding LysM peptidoglycan-binding domain-containing protein — translation MNRFIPMLLVGVMTLAGCGKNSGSIEEREERDPNVLSGQQYMEQGNYDAAIQEFKTALEQEPLMARPHLDLAIIYQQHKINYIHAIYHYDRYLELRPNAEKAGFIEEQKLKVAQALANTLVNNSPEVKKVIQQRSTLIQQNNDLKRQLADALKKKSVAPVTTTPTTASQTVTPKRNTESVTQAVPKPTTSIVPAGTTQVPTKPKHQIYHVVGGDTLTKIATKFYGDSGKWDIIYEANKGMMRSPGDLRVGQTLVIPSIQN, via the coding sequence ATGAACAGGTTCATTCCCATGTTATTGGTTGGTGTCATGACGCTCGCAGGATGCGGGAAAAATTCGGGATCGATTGAGGAGCGAGAAGAGCGCGATCCAAATGTTCTGTCAGGGCAGCAATATATGGAACAGGGCAATTATGACGCGGCCATTCAGGAGTTCAAGACGGCCTTGGAGCAGGAGCCTTTGATGGCACGGCCGCATCTCGATCTGGCCATTATTTACCAACAGCACAAAATCAATTACATCCATGCGATTTATCATTATGACCGCTATCTGGAACTGCGTCCTAATGCGGAAAAAGCAGGTTTTATCGAAGAACAAAAACTGAAAGTGGCGCAGGCGCTCGCCAACACGCTGGTAAATAATTCACCGGAAGTGAAAAAAGTGATCCAACAGCGGAGCACCCTCATTCAGCAGAACAACGACCTGAAAAGACAATTGGCCGATGCCCTTAAAAAGAAATCCGTCGCGCCGGTTACCACCACCCCGACTACGGCCAGCCAAACCGTCACGCCGAAACGCAACACCGAGTCAGTGACTCAAGCCGTACCGAAACCCACCACCTCTATTGTTCCGGCTGGAACCACTCAGGTGCCTACCAAACCGAAACACCAGATTTATCATGTGGTCGGCGGCGATACACTCACAAAAATTGCCACTAAATTTTACGGTGATTCCGGTAAGTGGGATATCATTTATGAAGCCAATAAAGGCATGATGCGCAGCCCCGGCGATCTGAGAGTTGGTCAGACACTGGTCATTCCCTCTATTCAAAACTAA
- a CDS encoding FAD:protein FMN transferase, which yields MTPKQVRKSLIALVVILVLTVGGMLRSVTLENPATGGETMGTGYSVKITGKVKQKALEQIYEQIQARLTEINRQMSTWDPDSEISRFNHSRSLDGFQCSEEFAQVVRRALELSEKSGGAFDPTLQPLLNLWGFGSEGHDRNVPDEEAIRIVKETTGADKLSIDASSRLLKTEPEISLALGAIAKGYGVDEVGKILAQAGLENWFIEIGGEVLASGVNPDGVPWRIGIQYPTTNPMSSKLQGIVSVKGGAIATSGNYRNYMEEDGVIYSHILDPRTGRAVKSHTASVTVSAPNCMDADALATALFVMGPEEGISWVESLDEVETMFLIRDETGKIAERFSSGFEQATGYSSAL from the coding sequence ATGACCCCGAAACAGGTCAGAAAGTCACTTATTGCGCTGGTCGTTATTCTGGTGTTGACCGTCGGCGGCATGCTGCGCTCGGTAACCCTCGAAAACCCCGCCACCGGCGGGGAGACGATGGGTACCGGTTACAGCGTAAAAATTACCGGCAAGGTGAAGCAGAAAGCACTGGAGCAGATTTATGAGCAGATTCAGGCACGGCTGACGGAAATCAACCGACAGATGTCGACGTGGGATCCGGACAGTGAAATTTCGCGATTCAACCATTCCCGATCGCTCGACGGGTTTCAATGTTCGGAAGAATTTGCACAGGTGGTTCGCCGGGCACTGGAATTGAGCGAGAAATCGGGCGGCGCGTTTGACCCCACCTTGCAGCCCCTGCTCAACCTCTGGGGCTTCGGCAGCGAAGGCCACGATCGAAATGTGCCGGACGAAGAGGCCATTCGGATTGTTAAAGAGACAACCGGAGCCGACAAACTGAGCATCGATGCATCGTCCAGACTTTTGAAAACTGAACCCGAAATTTCGCTGGCGCTCGGGGCCATTGCCAAAGGCTATGGAGTGGATGAAGTAGGTAAAATTCTTGCCCAGGCCGGGCTCGAAAACTGGTTTATTGAAATCGGCGGCGAAGTGCTGGCCTCCGGCGTAAACCCGGATGGTGTGCCTTGGCGTATCGGCATTCAGTATCCCACCACGAACCCGATGAGCAGCAAACTGCAGGGTATTGTCAGTGTAAAAGGCGGCGCAATTGCAACGTCGGGTAATTACCGGAATTATATGGAAGAAGACGGTGTCATTTATTCGCATATTCTGGATCCGCGGACGGGACGTGCCGTAAAATCCCATACAGCAAGCGTAACCGTAAGCGCACCGAACTGTATGGATGCGGATGCGTTGGCTACAGCGCTTTTTGTGATGGGACCGGAAGAAGGAATTTCGTGGGTGGAGTCCCTTGATGAGGTGGAAACTATGTTTTTGATCCGCGATGAAACCGGAAAAATTGCTGAACGATTTAGTTCGGGCTTCGAGCAGGCCACAGGCTATAGTTCCGCCCTTTAA
- a CDS encoding RidA family protein, translated as MKKIISTSKAPEPIGPYNQAVQCGNLLYTSGQIPVNPETGTKVEGGIKEQTIQVLENLKAVLAEAGTSLDRAVKTTVFLQDMNEFAEFNGVYAEYFDEETAPARSTVQVAALPIGARVEIELIAELA; from the coding sequence ATGAAAAAGATTATAAGCACCAGTAAGGCCCCGGAACCCATTGGCCCATACAATCAGGCGGTTCAATGCGGAAACCTGCTCTACACCTCCGGTCAGATTCCGGTGAACCCCGAAACGGGAACCAAAGTTGAGGGCGGAATAAAAGAGCAGACGATTCAGGTGCTGGAAAACCTCAAGGCCGTTTTGGCTGAGGCCGGAACTTCGCTGGACCGGGCCGTTAAAACAACAGTCTTTCTCCAGGACATGAACGAATTTGCTGAATTCAACGGCGTTTATGCCGAGTATTTTGATGAAGAAACTGCGCCCGCGCGTTCAACCGTGCAGGTGGCCGCATTGCCGATCGGCGCGCGGGTTGAAATTGAACTGATTGCGGAACTCGCATGA